Within Saccharomycodes ludwigii strain NBRC 1722 chromosome IV, whole genome shotgun sequence, the genomic segment CTTGCATCTCGTATAAAACGTGACACACACAATTCTACTTCATAACAGCAAACAGTTAGAGCTTCTATGGCCAAGTTGGTAAGGCGCCACACTAGTAATGTGGAGATCATCAGTTCGACTCTGGTTGGAAGCAGtgctaatattattaggaCGTGTGTTTTCTGTTTATAAACGCAAGGagtccttttttttttcgtatatatttactttATAGAAACGGCTGCACAACGTTTATTAACGAAACGTGAAAGGcatgaaaatttttatcaagTGACAGAACAAGCGTGTGAATTTGTATTaggtatatatttattattatacgtTAATTATAGAgcttgttatatatatatatatatgtggGTTGAtattagataaataaattaaattaaattaaaaaaaccttaataataatatgcAAAAAGTACAAACAAAGCAACAGCCAGCAAAAACATAACCAAATGCATAATCAATATGTTCATGAATAATAGGAGTACATAGAGTAATAAACAAAGTCATTATCCATTCTACATACTGGCATATTCTTTGAGTATTGACATTGTTGTATGGTGATACATCAGCCACTGTATACGGAATGGACATACATAAGTTGAATCCTGTGTTATACATCAACAAAGTGCTAAACGCCAACATTACATTTCCACCAACTTTATAAGATGGCGAATGTTTGTTTGATGGATGCGTAATCATTTTATAGCCTACACTTGAATATACTAGCATACAAATGCAATTAACAAACATACCGCATGTAGAGTCATCGTAaaaccattttttatttttaaatgggAACACGGTGGATAGATAATTGCCCACTACATAGACTACACCGAAAATTATTGCCGTTCTATATGAATTAGTGATggcaatattttcaaatagcCAAGTGCTATAATACAATAGATATTGAGAGCCACATAGTGTATagaaaattgttaaaattaCTGGATGGATAACATTGAATCTGCCCTTACGTTTTTGATAATTCTCCTCTAGATCTTTTCGAAAATCTGTAACCATATCGCTTGATACCACGTCTTCGTGATCATATGAATTTGGTGGTGGTAATTCTATTggtttttcatttaaaagGTCGGTATTGAACGTACTGCTTGTAGTATTACTATGAGAGCTATTACTGTCATGTACCACAACTCCAGTGAAATCGTCAGCGAGATCCGACTGCTGTGCTCTTTCATTTTCTAGTTCCTTTTGTAGAGATTCCGTGTTTATTTTCTCCccatatttttcttctacACGAAAATGAACTTTTTCAGCAACTGGAGTCAGGGCCAAAGCAgctaaaacaacaacaccatatatatatccacCAATTGGGGGCAACACCCATGTCCTATGGTCCTGATAAAACTTATGGCAGCAGTACATGACAATATTACCTGTTAGTACGCCATTGATATTGTTTAAATGGTACATATTAAGGAAAAATGAATTTAGGCCCTTTGTAGGcgacaatttttttaaatacaaTGGAATTATAACATTATTTATACCAACTGTAATACCACAAAAAATTCTACCAATGAAAAACCTCCACCAATGAGTGCTACTCATACAAACTGCAGCACCAATAAAAGTCATCCAAACACCAATAAACATTAGTACAGCATACCCATTTCTACTACCATTGGTAGAATACTTTGATTTACAATATGGTatgatatatttaaaaccaACAGTATCAGTGAATGTACTTCCGATTAAATTACCGATCTGGAAACCACATACAACAAGACCAATCAATATGTGAGAGGAAGTTATTTGGTTGTCTGTTCGCCAGTTAGGCAATGCTATAATACCGTTTGTTATGCCCTTATCGTATCCATGGAACATTCCGCCAAAAGCAGCACCAAAACAAACtacaatattaaataaatattttttaagaaataattttttcccctttagGAAATCTAGATACAGCTGCTTATCACCGTGAAGTTGAAGCGTCACATCGTGATATGTTGTTAATGGTAAAAATATgtcatatatataatgatCCGGTTCCAGAAAAATAGAGTTGTTATTGACAACCATGCTAGCAGGAGGTGtattttgtctttttttttgttttttgttttttgttacaGGTGTTTGGATATTATTGGTAGTAGTAACGtgcttctttttctttttctttttcttttttttttttttacctgTAAGTTTGCTTCTTAGGGAAAACAAACTGTGGCCTTTCTCTGCTTCCACTTCTTcgtcttcttcttcttcttcttcttcgtcTTCTGGGTCTGGTATATCTACTGGTACTTGCTTGACATAGGAGTCTGGTGTATCATTACTACTGCTGGTATATTGATTAAAATCAGAACGAGGAGTGTGAAAAACACTTAGGctattttcaattgaaGGATTACTTGACTTGTTGTGGTTCTCACCTTGTTGTAAAATAGAATTGTTATCATGGATAGAAGACGGCATTATTATCCGCTAGTAGCATCAATGATTTGACAGATTGAGTTAGTTATTTATTGTGACAAAGATGGTAATAGTAGTAATGATGGATATTTTTAGATTAAGTGACTTTTTACCAAGgggtaaataaaaataatatatatacatgtttatatatacatttaaaTATGCTATaccaataaatttaattatcctttttttttcggagtatttcgttttttttttttttgtttatgtttatttattggatTAATTAGGagagtttttttatttgggGGGGAATTGATTGCTCATCTACggtaattttattttctttttctttttccccttCAAAATGCCATTTGCAAAAtaggagaaaaaaacaatttactTTAAAAGCCAAATTGAATTAatgccaatttttttttttgtttgctgttgctgtcTTTCTGCCCGATTTGTCCGTGTCTTAATTCCCCTTCTCTCCATTCTCCTTTCCATTATTACCGAATGTTGAAATGAGGACAATCTCGGACTTTCTTTTCTATCGGTCcataaattgaataaaaataaataaaaaaaaaatgtagaTGTGCGGGTAACATTTTTGTCTGtctttaattcttttaaacgTGGAcgggaaaaagaaaagaaaagaaaagaaaagaaaaaataaaattcagCTCGGctataaagatattttcTAACATCTTAGagataatactaatacaacaaacaaataagaCCAATACAATAACAACCATGAGTGACAATAACACCACTTCTACCGCCACAGCACTGGTAGATAGACACTCTAATAATAGAAGAAAACGTCTAAGTGCTGGTTTGACCGTTACTTCTAAAGTATTTATCAGATCCCGTAATGGGGAACCAATGAAAATAGTTAGAGAACATTATTTAAGAAATGATCTCCCATGCAATTCCCAAAAATGCGACAAGAATTGTAAAGATTTATATgccattaataatagttcTCCAATTTTAAGCAGTGAACcagataaattattaaatggCGCTCCTCACTATGTTATTTTAGATgctaatataatattacaCGCTATTGATTTGCTTGAAAATCCTATATGCTTTCATGATGTCATTATTCCACAGACTGCCTTGGAAGAAGTTAGAAATAGATCATATCCAGTATACACAAGATTAAGATCACTAGTTGGTAACGATGGTAGTAGTACAACAGAAGATGAATCCAAGAGATTGATTGTTTATCATAACGAGTTTAGTGAAATTACCTATGTAGAAAGATTAGATACTGATAGAGAAAGTATTAACGATAGAAATGATAGGGCCATAAGGAAGCTTTGCTCTTATTATGCAAAGCATTTGGAAACTACAGGCATTAAAATCGTATTTGTTACTAATGATAAAGacaacaaattaaaagcCATAAAAAATGATGGTATCCAAGCCGTTACTTTGGCTGAGTATATTGAATTGTTGCCCAATGCTGATGAAATCAGAGACTTGGTTCCACAATTGGAATCACCTGCAGCTAACACATCCAAAGATGATATTATCCAAGAAGAATTTACTTATCCTGAATATTATTCCACTTCGCGTATCTTGGGTGGTTTGCAAAATGGGACTTTGTACAGGGGGAATATTCAAATATCagaatttaattttttggaagGCTCCATATCTTTgccaaattttaaaaagccCGTTTTAATAGTTGGTGccaaaaatttaaacagAAGTTTTAACAGTGACCAAGTTGTGGTAGAACTATTGCCCAAATCTCAATGGAAAGCACCATCTTCGATGGCCTTGGATTCAGAACACTTTGACGTTGGCGACAATCCAGATTTAGATGACGTTGGTGGgaatgaaaatgatgaagaaatGATTATCACTGATAAGGAAAGGAGATTGCTGGTTCAAGACGCTATTCAACAGCAAAATAGCAATAAGTTGTTTCCTACGGCAAGAGTTGTTTCGATAACAAGACGTTCTTGGAGGCAATATGTTGGTCAACTTGTTCCTAGCTCTGTTGATAAGCAAAATCCAAATGGTGTCCAAAATTGTTTTGTTCTCTTGATGGATACTTCTTTGCCTAAAATTAGAATCAAAACAAGGCGTGCTCTGCAGCtattaaacaaaagaattgttgttggtgttgATTCATGGCCTTCTAATTACAAGTATCCATTGGGTCATTTTATCAGAGAGTTAGGGGAAGTGGAAAGTGCACAAGCTGAAACTGAAGCCTTGTTGTTGGAGCATGATGTTGAATATAGAccattttccaaaaaagtTTTGGACTGTTTGCCCCCAGAAGGACACGATTGGAAAGCGCCAGTAAATCTCCAGGATCCAGAAGCTTTAAGAAAAGATCCACTATTAAGCAAAAGGGTGGATTTAAGGGACAAATTGATCTGCAGTATAGATCCACCTGGTTGTGTTGATATCGATGATGCTTTGCATGCCAAACAATTGAATAATGGTAACTGGGAAGTTGGTGTCCACATTGCAGATGTTACTCATTTTGTAAAACCAAACACTGCTTTAGATATGGAGGGTGCTAGTAGGGGTACATCTGTATATTTGGTGGATAAGCGTATTGATATGTTACCAATGCTATTAGGTACCGATTTATGTTCCCTAAAACCATATGTCGATAGATTTGCATTTTCTGTTATTTGGGAACTAGACCAAGAAACCGCTGACATTGTCGATGTTAAATTTATGAAGAGTGTTATAAAATCTAGAGAAGCATTTTCTTACGAAAACGCCCAGTTAAGAATTGACGATCCTCAGCAACAGGATGATTTGACCTTGGGGATGAGGGCATTGCTAAAATTAtctaaaaaattgaaaaagaaaagattagATGCAGGTGCTTTGAACTTGGCTTCCCCTGAGGTTAAAGTTCATATGGATAGCGAAACTTCTGACCCCAATGAGGtggaaattaaaaaaatgttagaCACAAATTCATTGGTGGAAGAATTTATGTTGTTAGCAAACATATCTGTGGCAAGAAAGATTTATGAAGCGTTCCCACAAACTGCAATGTTAAGAAGACATGCTGCGCCACCATCTACTAATTTTGAGCTTCTAAATGAAATGTTACAaattaggaaaaaaatgtcTATTTCCTTGGAATCTTCTAAAGCATTAGCCGATTCCTTAGATCGTTGTGTTGATCAAAATGACCCATATTTCAACACTTTGGTCCGTATTATGTCCACCAGATGTATGATGGCTGCTCAGTACTTTCCATCCGGTCAATATTCTTACGATGACTTTCGTCATTATGGTTTGGCCGTGGATATCTATACACATTTCACTTCGCCTATTAGACGTTATTGTGATGTCGTGGCTCACAGACAGTTGGCTGGTGCCATTGGATATGAACCTTTAGACTTGACACACAGAGATAAACGTAAAATGGAGataatttgtaaaaatattaataagaAGCATAGAAATGCACAATTTGCCGGAAGAGCAAGTATTGAATATTATGTTGGTCAAATTATGCGTGATAATCACAGCATTGAAACGGGATATGTTATAAAAGTATTGAATAAtggtattgttgttattgttccTAAATTTGGTGTTGAAGGTTTAATAAGATTAGAAAATTTAACAGATGACCTATCCACCTCTGAGTTTGTTGAGGATCAATACAAATTaagctttaaaaataaaaatagtggTGAAATGAGAGACGTTTATGTTTTTGATAAACTTGAAGTTGAAGTTAAATCCATTTTAGATCCAATTACTAATAAACGTAAAGcacaattattattaaggtaaaaaaaaaaaaaaaaaaaaaaaaattcagtttatttatttcatatatattgaGATATCATCATATaattttcgttttttttttttatttgtatattaAAAGTGTTTCTCAATAgtatcatatatatatatatatagataaataaaaaatatttttttttttcaatgtcTTTTAACAATCCCCTTGGAATCAGCTTCATTTAGAATATACTTTCTATAATCATAAATATCACCATCAAATCTTTTAACGGTACCATTTTCAGAAACCCAGATCTCATTACaaacattattaataatggaaATATCATGAGAAACCATCAATATACCACCAGTAAAGCTCTTAAAGGCATCAGTTAATGCATCAATACCAGAAGTATCCAAATGATTCGAAGGTTCAtccaaaatcaaaatatgtGGGTTATTCAAACATAAAGCTGCAAAGGCTACCCTAGACTTTTGACCACCAGATAATAATTGCATTCTTTGTAAACCTAAAGAACCAGTAATACCAAATGCACCCAAATGGCGTCTGTATTCTTCATCAGTTTTACCAGGAAATTTTTTGGACATCCAGTCAACGGCATTGGTGTTCAAGTCCATAGAATCAACATGATGTTGTGTGAAATACGCTATCCGTAATCTTGGATTACGTGACACAAACCCTGAAAGTGGTCTTAACTGTTCCATTAAAACCTTCAATAAAGTGGTTTTACCACAACCATTAGCACCAACTAAAGCAATTCTTGAATCCATTTGAACATCCAAATTAACATCTTTCAACAATAGTTGATCCTCGGTATAACCAAAGGAAACATCTTGCAATTGAATAATTGGTGGTGACAACTTATCACAATCaggaaatttaaaagtaacACTCCTTTCCTCTTCTGGTGGTTCCAATACTGGTaacttttccaattttttgattcttGACTGTGCTTCTTGTGACTTGGCTGCATTATATCTGTATTTATCGATAAACTCCTGTAAATGTTTTCTATAGGCCATCTGGTTTTCATATTCCCTTTGAGCAGTTTTGCGACGCTCTTCCTTTGTTGAATAGAAAGAATCAAAATTCTGTCCTCTATAATAATCTAACCTTTCATTATGTTGATATATAATATCGGTGGCtatttcatttaaaaacGCTCTGTCGTGCGAGACAACCAATAGGGTAGAGGGATAAGTCTTTAAATATTCTGACAAGTACGCGATAGATGGCACATCCAACATATTAGTGGGTTCatccaacaacaataaatcaGGTTGACAAAATAATGCTCTTGCCAATGATAGTCTCATTCTCCAACCACCAGAAAATGTCTTTGTAGCCATTTGTTGCGATTCGGTAGAGAAACCTAACCCATACAAGATCGAAGCAGCTTTTGCTTCAGCCTTATCAGACTCCATCTCTACTAACTTTTCAGAGATCTGTTGTAAATGGTTTTCCAAATCGTCACGTTCATTATCTAACTTTTTAACCTCCAAACTTTCTTCCTCAaattcttttcttaatttttcaatttcctTTAATCTTTCATTGATTTTGCTTTCTTCAGTGACCAATTGCTTCCTCCAAACATCTGCATCCAAGATACTTTGTAACGCGGTGATATCATCACCTTTCAATTCTTGTTCAACATGCAAAATCGAAATATGTTTTGGAATATTTAGTTCTCTTCTCGATAAAGCTCTTAGCAAGGTAGATTTACCAATACCATTTTGACCCACCAAACCATATCTGTGACCAAAACTTAATTGCAATTGAGAATCGCTTAAAATTCTTTGACCGTCACCAACATATAAATCAAATGTGTCAACATGAATATCTTTGGACTTACCAGCACCAGACCCAAATTCCAAAGGATTGATTTTCAAGAAAAAACTATCGtaatcttcttcttcctgtTCGTTAATTAGCTTAGAAGCTTCATATTTAACAAACttgttatttcttttaGCAACTTTTTTGGCAATTTTTTGCTCCGCCTTGGCCaactttttcaaatcaacTCTGGTTTGCATATTACGTCCTGCATGCTCAATATCACCAGTAACACCCAACATAGCCAATGAAGTGTTAAtgtttttcttattattgtGACTTTGTAAGACATTAACGTCCAATAACCTCTTGCTAGTGTCACCAGTTAAATCCAGTCTGgctttgttttcttttaattgtaAATGTAGTTTTTCAAACAATGCTTTGCTCAAATGTTCAACTTCCTCAGTTTTTCCACCTGCATTGATTAATAAATTCTTAATGAAATCGACTTCGTTGTTTAAATCAAGTTGCTTGCTTTGTACGGCATCGTTAGTTGCCTGGGATAAATGGTTGAAATAACCAACGCAATAGTCTGCTACAATAGGATCGATACCTGGTGCAGATTTCCGAATTTGTAATCCAATGTTAGACATGGCAAAAAcagttttcttttttcttgtggtttgttaaaatttttattagtaaaTTGGTTGGAACAGTTAAGTTTTCCTCTTGGTGTAagtgaaagaaaaaaaagaaaaaaaacttttttttttttttttccataatattttaacatctttgaaattattcaaaaaattaactcaATCAAagattgttattgttgtccGCGTTATCCGTAATTCGGACTCTCGAAggcttgtttttttttttttttttttttttttttttttttcttttttttccagtGTATTCATTATTCTAAATAATTTGAACAAATgtaaaaatgaattatttGGGTAATTTTATACTCGAAAAGTCATCTTAGAGTACTAAAATATagtataacaataaaattagttgaaaaataagctcagtattaataaataaacaaatatggCCGGTTTGGATGCAAATATGAGCAAATTAAATcttaaaaatgatataacAGAGACTAGTAATCTATACAATCATCCTGAAGAAGATGATactgaaaatatttatgaAAAAGGTCAGTCTGAGGTGTATTTGGGTTTTGTTGACACCTCAATCAAAGAAACTGATGAAGTTACGATAGAAGACACATTTATAGGGGGAGAAGAAATTTGGTTACATCCAGAATCTAAGCCAGATGAATCATTATTGAAATGTGGTAATTGttccaaaaaaatgaaattgttattacAGGCATTTACTCCATTAGATACAGAACAAGTTGATGAAGCTAGtagaaaaaacaagattCAAGTAACcactaaaaaatttattaatggtGACGATGACAGAGTTTTGTATGTTTTTATCTGTACTGATTGTCCCAGACATCCAAAATCCGTACGTTGCATCAGAGGTGTCAAAAAAAGAGGCAAAACATTTCATGCCAcattaaatgaaaaattaaagacaTCGAATGAAGAGGAGGGTACCAAAATTGATATAAATCCATTTGACTTCAATAAACTCAACATTGCaaacaatactaataatggTAACAGCTTTAACAGTAATAATCCTTTCGAATCTAATCCATTTTCCTCTTCTATTATAGGCCAACAAAAACCAGATAGTAAGAAAGAGCCTAATGCCCCCTCCGCCAAAACCTTGCGTAAATTGCATGATGCTGAAAAGGATAAAAACTTCTCTGAGGGATTGTTCCCGGGATATTTTCTGTATGTCGAACGAGAATcattcaaaaacaaaataccAGATCATTTGAGGATTCCAGACAATGTTAGAATAAGTAAAGATGCGATTGGTGAAATTGAAACCGATGATGAGACAAGTTTGTTGAAAGATATTAAAGCTTTAAAGTCTGATCCAAGAACCGAAAAATTAAGCAAATTTTTAGATGACGATGTATTCCAAAAATTCCAAGAAATTGTTGGCTATAACTCGCTACAAGTTTTGCGCTACGATTTTGGTGGTAAACCTTTGTATTATACAGACACCAAAAAGgttgatttattaaaaattgttcCGAAACCAGCCTTCAATCCATCAAGTCAACGAGTTTTTGAAATGCAACTTATGCCTAAAATGATTATTgatttagaaaatgaagCATCCTTTAAAGATGGCATGGAATGGGGCACCATACTAATTTTTACggatattgaaaattacATTCCCacatttgataaaaatgcCGTAGGTTACGTTGAAGAGTATGTTAAAGTCCAATGGGAGCCTAGGGAATAAATTGGttgatataatatataaaataatatttaagttatttacagaattatatatatatatatatatatataatttactTGGGGTATTAACGGGGTTTTTAACtcattaacaaaaatacataCATGCACACAAAGAATATAGTTATTACAAAAACCTTGGTACTTTGACTCTTTCATAAACAATGATCTTATCATTGGCCTCGTAACCTTCAAATCCATTATCGAATGTTATGCCACATTCTTGGCCCTTTGTAATTTCCGAAGCATCTTCCTTCCCCTGCTTCAAAGAAGATAGCTTACCCTCAAAAACAACATTATTTTCGTCATCGTTTCTTATGATTTTAACTAAGGAATTTCTTTGTATCTTACCATTAATAACTCTACAGCCagcaattttaattattttcttctttaaagtgaaattaaaaatgtctCTAATTTCTACCGTGGCTAACTTTTTATCTTCGTAAATGGGTTTCAAATTATCCGTTAGAATTTGGATAACATCTTCAATTAACTTATAGATAACCGTGTACTGTCTAACCTCGATATTATACTTGTTATTTATGATTTCAGTTGGAATATGGCccaaattaaaacataaGATTTTTGCATTAGTAATACGAGCCATTTTCAAATCACTTT encodes:
- a CDS encoding uncharacterized protein (similar to Saccharomyces cerevisiae YDL245C | HXT15 | HeXose Transporter) — protein: MPSSIHDNNSILQQGENHNKSSNPSIENSLSVFHTPRSDFNQYTSSSNDTPDSYVKQVPVDIPDPEDEEEEEEEDEEVEAEKGHSLFSLRSKLTGKKKKKKKKKKKKHVTTTNNIQTPVTKNKKQKKRQNTPPASMVVNNNSIFLEPDHYIYDIFLPLTTYHDVTLQLHGDKQLYLDFLKGKKLFLKKYLFNIVVCFGAAFGGMFHGYDKGITNGIIALPNWRTDNQITSSHILIGLVVCGFQIGNLIGSTFTDTVGFKYIIPYCKSKYSTNGSRNGYAVLMFIGVWMTFIGAAVCMSSTHWWRFFIGRIFCGITVGINNVIIPLYLKKLSPTKGLNSFFLNMYHLNNINGVLTGNIVMYCCHKFYQDHRTWVLPPIGGYIYGVVVLAALALTPVAEKVHFRVEEKYGEKINTESLQKELENERAQQSDLADDFTGVVVHDSNSSHSNTTSSTFNTDLLNEKPIELPPPNSYDHEDVVSSDMVTDFRKDLEENYQKRKGRFNVIHPVILTIFYTLCGSQYLLYYSTWLFENIAITNSYRTAIIFGVVYVVGNYLSTVFPFKNKKWFYDDSTCGMFVNCICMLVYSSVGYKMITHPSNKHSPSYKVGGNVMLAFSTLLMYNTGFNLCMSIPYTVADVSPYNNVNTQRICQYVEWIMTLFITLCTPIIHEHIDYAFGYVFAGCCFVCTFCILLLRFF
- the DIS3 gene encoding exosome catalytic subunit DIS3 (similar to Saccharomyces cerevisiae YOL021C | DIS3 | homolog of S. pombe dis3 (chromosome DISjunction)), encoding MSDNNTTSTATALVDRHSNNRRKRLSAGLTVTSKVFIRSRNGEPMKIVREHYLRNDLPCNSQKCDKNCKDLYAINNSSPILSSEPDKLLNGAPHYVILDANIILHAIDLLENPICFHDVIIPQTALEEVRNRSYPVYTRLRSLVGNDGSSTTEDESKRLIVYHNEFSEITYVERLDTDRESINDRNDRAIRKLCSYYAKHLETTGIKIVFVTNDKDNKLKAIKNDGIQAVTLAEYIELLPNADEIRDLVPQLESPAANTSKDDIIQEEFTYPEYYSTSRILGGLQNGTLYRGNIQISEFNFLEGSISLPNFKKPVLIVGAKNLNRSFNSDQVVVELLPKSQWKAPSSMALDSEHFDVGDNPDLDDVGGNENDEEMIITDKERRLLVQDAIQQQNSNKLFPTARVVSITRRSWRQYVGQLVPSSVDKQNPNGVQNCFVLLMDTSLPKIRIKTRRALQLLNKRIVVGVDSWPSNYKYPLGHFIRELGEVESAQAETEALLLEHDVEYRPFSKKVLDCLPPEGHDWKAPVNLQDPEALRKDPLLSKRVDLRDKLICSIDPPGCVDIDDALHAKQLNNGNWEVGVHIADVTHFVKPNTALDMEGASRGTSVYLVDKRIDMLPMLLGTDLCSLKPYVDRFAFSVIWELDQETADIVDVKFMKSVIKSREAFSYENAQLRIDDPQQQDDLTLGMRALLKLSKKLKKKRLDAGALNLASPEVKVHMDSETSDPNEVEIKKMLDTNSLVEEFMLLANISVARKIYEAFPQTAMLRRHAAPPSTNFELLNEMLQIRKKMSISLESSKALADSLDRCVDQNDPYFNTLVRIMSTRCMMAAQYFPSGQYSYDDFRHYGLAVDIYTHFTSPIRRYCDVVAHRQLAGAIGYEPLDLTHRDKRKMEIICKNINKKHRNAQFAGRASIEYYVGQIMRDNHSIETGYVIKVLNNGIVVIVPKFGVEGLIRLENLTDDLSTSEFVEDQYKLSFKNKNSGEMRDVYVFDKLEVEVKSILDPITNKRKAQLLLR
- the GCN20 gene encoding putative AAA family ATPase GCN20 (similar to Saccharomyces cerevisiae YFR009W | GCN20 | General Control Nonderepressible) — encoded protein: MSNIGLQIRKSAPGIDPIVADYCVGYFNHLSQATNDAVQSKQLDLNNEVDFIKNLLINAGGKTEEVEHLSKALFEKLHLQLKENKARLDLTGDTSKRLLDVNVLQSHNNKKNINTSLAMLGVTGDIEHAGRNMQTRVDLKKLAKAEQKIAKKVAKRNNKFVKYEASKLINEQEEEDYDSFFLKINPLEFGSGAGKSKDIHVDTFDLYVGDGQRILSDSQLQLSFGHRYGLVGQNGIGKSTLLRALSRRELNIPKHISILHVEQELKGDDITALQSILDADVWRKQLVTEESKINERLKEIEKLRKEFEEESLEVKKLDNERDDLENHLQQISEKLVEMESDKAEAKAASILYGLGFSTESQQMATKTFSGGWRMRLSLARALFCQPDLLLLDEPTNMLDVPSIAYLSEYLKTYPSTLLVVSHDRAFLNEIATDIIYQHNERLDYYRGQNFDSFYSTKEERRKTAQREYENQMAYRKHLQEFIDKYRYNAAKSQEAQSRIKKLEKLPVLEPPEEERSVTFKFPDCDKLSPPIIQLQDVSFGYTEDQLLLKDVNLDVQMDSRIALVGANGCGKTTLLKVLMEQLRPLSGFVSRNPRLRIAYFTQHHVDSMDLNTNAVDWMSKKFPGKTDEEYRRHLGAFGITGSLGLQRMQLLSGGQKSRVAFAALCLNNPHILILDEPSNHLDTSGIDALTDAFKSFTGGILMVSHDISIINNVCNEIWVSENGTVKRFDGDIYDYRKYILNEADSKGIVKRH
- the TSR4 gene encoding small subunit rRNA maturation protein TSR4 (similar to Saccharomyces cerevisiae YOL022C | TSR4 | Twenty S rRNA accumulation), with amino-acid sequence MAGLDANMSKLNLKNDITETSNLYNHPEEDDTENIYEKGQSEVYLGFVDTSIKETDEVTIEDTFIGGEEIWLHPESKPDESLLKCGNCSKKMKLLLQAFTPLDTEQVDEASRKNKIQVTTKKFINGDDDRVLYVFICTDCPRHPKSVRCIRGVKKRGKTFHATLNEKLKTSNEEEGTKIDINPFDFNKLNIANNTNNGNSFNSNNPFESNPFSSSIIGQQKPDSKKEPNAPSAKTLRKLHDAEKDKNFSEGLFPGYFLYVERESFKNKIPDHLRIPDNVRISKDAIGEIETDDETSLLKDIKALKSDPRTEKLSKFLDDDVFQKFQEIVGYNSLQVLRYDFGGKPLYYTDTKKVDLLKIVPKPAFNPSSQRVFEMQLMPKMIIDLENEASFKDGMEWGTILIFTDIENYIPTFDKNAVGYVEEYVKVQWEPRE